From the genome of Mycobacterium dioxanotrophicus, one region includes:
- a CDS encoding TetR/AcrR family transcriptional regulator, producing the protein MAPPRKHETDAILDATRALVLTDGPRAASVAAIARASGAPAGTLYHRFGNRNGILTAAWIRALERFQSRAMAAAGETPLETAVAMGVAAVQFARATPDDARLLLTIRPSDLLDGEPDADFETRLAAMNAPLIERVRELAREVFGNDEARTMDAMTRAVVDLPYAAVRRHADDAQWPSWLEEDLAQAVRALLSVGLAG; encoded by the coding sequence GTGGCACCTCCGCGGAAGCATGAAACCGACGCAATTCTCGACGCGACGCGCGCACTCGTCCTGACCGACGGACCCCGCGCGGCGAGCGTCGCGGCGATCGCCCGGGCCAGCGGAGCTCCGGCGGGCACCCTCTACCACCGGTTCGGCAACCGCAACGGCATCCTGACCGCGGCGTGGATCCGGGCGTTGGAGCGGTTCCAGTCCCGCGCGATGGCCGCGGCGGGGGAGACGCCGTTGGAGACGGCTGTCGCGATGGGCGTCGCGGCGGTCCAGTTCGCCCGGGCCACCCCTGACGACGCCCGGCTGCTGCTCACCATCCGGCCCAGCGATCTGCTCGACGGCGAGCCCGACGCGGACTTCGAGACTCGGCTCGCCGCTATGAACGCCCCGCTGATCGAGCGCGTGCGCGAGCTGGCCCGCGAGGTGTTCGGCAACGACGAGGCCCGCACGATGGATGCCATGACGCGCGCCGTCGTCGACCTGCCGTATGCCGCGGTCCGACGGCACGCCGACGATGCGCAGTGGCCCTCATGGCTCGAAGAAGATCTGGCGCAGGCCGTGCGCGCGTTACTGTCGGTCGGGCTGGCAGGCTAG
- a CDS encoding EamA family transporter has translation MGILLALGAASMYGLSDFLGGVLSRRTSVWRVAFGVQLSSAVVLALVAVVFGGAPSSTALAWGALSGIGSGVGTGFLYRGLANGRMSVVAPLSAVGAAALPVLVGVVVGERPSALAWFGIVCALPAIWLIASGEGDENVEGGHVAKGGTGVLDGIVAGIGFGFLFVSLGQVPEGSGLFPAALSLAVSVVVIAVIAGVLRQSWLPRDRYAAISLAVGLATAAATMLFQLATQSGLLAISSVLSSFYPAFTVLLAVVVLRERIHQGQAFGLAMAAGAVTLVTLG, from the coding sequence GTGGGTATCCTTCTCGCGCTGGGCGCGGCGAGCATGTACGGGCTATCCGATTTCCTCGGTGGCGTGCTGTCTCGACGGACGTCGGTCTGGCGGGTGGCGTTTGGGGTCCAGCTAAGCAGTGCGGTCGTCCTGGCTCTGGTGGCGGTGGTCTTCGGGGGCGCGCCCAGCAGTACGGCGCTGGCATGGGGTGCACTGTCCGGCATCGGTTCCGGCGTCGGCACCGGATTCCTCTACCGCGGCCTGGCCAACGGGCGGATGAGCGTGGTGGCGCCGTTGTCGGCCGTCGGGGCGGCCGCCTTGCCGGTGCTTGTGGGTGTGGTCGTCGGGGAACGACCCAGCGCGTTGGCCTGGTTCGGCATCGTTTGCGCGCTCCCGGCGATCTGGCTGATCGCCAGCGGCGAGGGCGACGAGAACGTCGAAGGCGGCCACGTCGCCAAGGGCGGAACCGGTGTACTCGACGGGATCGTCGCCGGCATCGGTTTCGGATTCCTGTTTGTCTCGCTGGGGCAGGTGCCCGAGGGCTCCGGGCTGTTCCCGGCCGCACTCAGCCTCGCGGTGTCGGTCGTGGTCATCGCAGTGATCGCCGGCGTGTTGCGGCAGAGCTGGCTGCCGCGGGACCGGTATGCCGCGATATCGCTGGCGGTCGGCCTGGCCACCGCGGCCGCCACCATGCTGTTCCAGCTCGCCACGCAGTCCGGCCTGCTCGCGATCTCGTCGGTGCTGTCCTCGTTCTATCCCGCGTTCACCGTCCTGCTCGCGGTGGTGGTGTTGCGGGAACGGATCCACCAGGGTCAGGCGTTCGGGCTGGCGATGGCCGCCGGGGCGGTCACCCTGGTCACCCTCGGCTGA
- a CDS encoding polyprenyl synthetase family protein encodes MPDLVAAIDSQLSTHLDARRRDAAYLGADYEALIVALVRFILGGGKRLRPMFAYWGWRAALPANSRPSPSEVENLLLLFSALELLQGCALLHDDIIDQSEQRRGKATAHIAFADLHRASEWSGSAEQFGISAAILMGDLSLTWADDIVASAPLSRDTHQRVQKVWSKLRTEILGGQFLDIVAECSNNESIVAAMKVNRYKTAAYTVARPLQLGAAAAADRPDCQKVFHSIGMAFGIAFQLHDDILDLFGDPALTGKARGQDLRCGKRTVLLAEAIARADSSAPKTGNHLRGLVGSNLTEAEVADCAALIETLGARAAVEERINSLMQQGLHALDAAPVDAVARIGLRQLAANLCTPSERGNDDPALPARIGERT; translated from the coding sequence ATGCCCGACCTGGTCGCAGCGATCGACTCGCAGTTGAGCACTCACCTAGATGCCCGACGCCGCGACGCTGCTTACCTCGGTGCTGACTACGAGGCGCTCATTGTCGCGCTGGTGCGATTTATCCTGGGCGGCGGCAAGCGATTGCGCCCAATGTTTGCCTACTGGGGATGGCGGGCAGCGCTGCCAGCGAACTCCCGTCCATCGCCCAGCGAGGTGGAAAACCTTTTGCTGTTGTTCTCAGCTTTGGAGCTCTTGCAGGGTTGTGCGTTGCTGCACGATGACATCATCGATCAATCCGAGCAACGTCGAGGTAAGGCCACCGCGCACATTGCATTTGCGGACCTGCATCGGGCCAGTGAGTGGAGTGGTTCAGCAGAACAGTTCGGCATCTCCGCCGCCATCCTGATGGGAGACCTCTCGCTGACATGGGCTGACGACATCGTCGCTTCGGCGCCGCTATCGCGCGACACCCACCAGAGGGTTCAAAAAGTGTGGTCAAAATTGAGAACTGAGATCCTTGGCGGCCAATTCCTCGACATCGTCGCCGAATGTAGCAACAACGAGTCGATCGTCGCAGCCATGAAGGTAAACAGGTACAAGACAGCTGCGTATACCGTTGCGCGTCCGCTACAGCTTGGCGCGGCCGCGGCGGCGGATAGACCGGACTGTCAAAAAGTCTTTCACTCGATCGGCATGGCCTTCGGCATCGCCTTTCAGCTACACGACGATATTCTCGATCTTTTCGGTGATCCGGCGCTGACGGGCAAGGCTCGCGGCCAAGATCTGCGGTGCGGCAAGCGTACGGTCCTGCTGGCGGAAGCGATTGCGCGTGCAGATAGCTCAGCGCCGAAGACTGGCAATCACTTGCGAGGCCTCGTCGGTTCCAATCTCACGGAAGCTGAGGTGGCCGATTGCGCTGCATTGATCGAGACCTTGGGTGCGCGCGCCGCCGTCGAAGAGCGCATCAACTCGCTAATGCAGCAGGGCCTTCACGCGCTTGATGCCGCACCGGTCGACGCCGTCGCACGAATTGGACTCCGCCAACTAGCGGCAAACTTGTGCACTCCATCCGAGCGGGGAAACGACGATCCTGCGCTTCCAGCCCGAATCGGGGAGCGCACATGA
- the nicT gene encoding Nickel transporter NicT: protein MTVHDGVSVHSFAQFRRSLSGADRRSLVGMYGFIVALHLVGFGVLFAFVLPRHYQLGGDHPVFTLGVGILAYTLGLRHAFDADHIAAVDNTTRKLLAENIDKGIDRKPLSVGFWFSLGHSTIVFTLTFLLALGVRALVGPVEDEDSPLHTITGVIGPSVSGVFLWIIGIINLVALIGIVKVFRELRRGRYDEAALERQLDSRGLMNRFLGGLTKSVTKPWHIYPIGVLFGLGFDTATEVGLLVIAGGAAAFSLPFYAILVLPILFAAGMCLMDTTDGAFMNYAYGWAFAKPVRKIFYNLTITSLSVAVALIIGTIELIGVLADRLHIDSGPVAALAAINLDYAGYLIVGLFIVSWLIAVAVWKFGRIEHRWSAKLAD from the coding sequence ATGACCGTCCACGACGGAGTCTCAGTCCATAGCTTCGCACAGTTCCGACGCAGCCTGTCGGGTGCCGACCGTCGCTCACTCGTTGGGATGTACGGGTTTATCGTGGCGCTGCACCTGGTGGGGTTTGGGGTTCTTTTCGCCTTCGTCCTTCCGCGGCATTACCAGCTGGGTGGCGATCACCCTGTTTTCACCCTGGGTGTGGGAATCCTCGCCTATACCTTGGGACTTCGGCATGCGTTCGACGCAGACCACATCGCCGCTGTCGACAACACCACCCGCAAATTGCTCGCAGAGAACATCGACAAGGGCATTGATCGCAAACCCCTGTCAGTCGGGTTCTGGTTCTCCCTCGGCCACTCCACCATTGTGTTCACCCTGACCTTCCTGTTGGCGCTCGGCGTGCGGGCTTTGGTCGGTCCGGTGGAGGACGAAGACTCGCCACTGCACACGATCACCGGCGTAATCGGCCCTTCAGTGTCGGGGGTGTTCCTGTGGATTATCGGAATCATCAACCTGGTCGCATTGATCGGCATCGTCAAGGTGTTTCGCGAGCTGCGCCGTGGCCGCTACGACGAGGCCGCCCTGGAACGTCAACTCGATTCTCGAGGCCTGATGAACCGATTCTTGGGTGGCCTGACCAAATCGGTGACCAAGCCGTGGCACATCTACCCGATCGGCGTTCTCTTCGGCCTCGGATTCGACACCGCCACTGAAGTCGGACTTCTGGTGATCGCTGGTGGCGCTGCCGCGTTCAGCCTGCCGTTCTATGCGATCCTCGTCCTGCCGATCCTGTTCGCCGCTGGCATGTGCTTGATGGACACCACCGACGGCGCCTTCATGAATTACGCCTACGGGTGGGCTTTCGCCAAACCAGTGCGAAAGATCTTCTACAACCTCACCATCACCTCCCTTTCGGTAGCGGTGGCGTTGATCATCGGCACCATCGAACTCATAGGGGTACTTGCCGACCGCTTGCATATTGACTCCGGTCCAGTGGCTGCGCTCGCTGCCATTAACCTCGACTATGCCGGCTATTTGATAGTCGGACTGTTCATCGTCTCGTGGCTGATCGCCGTGGCGGTGTGGAAATTTGGACGCATCGAACATCGCTGGTCGGCCAAGCTTGCCGACTAA
- a CDS encoding urease subunit beta → MTYRATRRGHAELGSHFDFFEANRARRISRSAALGRRQAVRREAGLLGPIEVQSVSLTPCAAARDHHAQTGFVEKKA, encoded by the coding sequence ATGACCTACCGAGCCACCCGGCGGGGGCACGCGGAATTGGGTTCGCATTTCGACTTCTTCGAAGCCAACCGAGCGCGGCGCATCAGTCGAAGCGCCGCGCTCGGAAGGCGTCAAGCTGTCCGGCGTGAGGCAGGTTTGCTCGGGCCCATTGAGGTGCAGAGCGTTTCATTGACGCCGTGCGCGGCGGCTCGTGACCACCATGCACAAACCGGGTTCGTTGAGAAGAAGGCGTGA
- a CDS encoding agmatinase family protein, which produces MSKAQRPSDEGFDRTQLQGVKNLDLLAAIPTNVEEEAVARGIALGLDAAESINDRRISTFSRGAQPAFAGINTFLKAPYCEDIHDVGNYDVAILGEPFDMGTTYRSGCRFGPQAVRRISALYDSYNLDMAVDLAQELSICDAGDVFVIPSNIEKSFDQMDRAVSYIINEGVFPVMVGGDHSIAYPNIRAIARQTEGNIGVIHFDRHIDIQESDMDERMHTTHFFHATNLPNVPAKNLVQIGIGGWYGSRPGLKVARDRETTVMTMGDIENLGIDKAVDAALEIAWKGVEKVYLSFDIDVVDGGMAPGTGSPEPGGLLPREALRALSRVAQEGICGMEVVEIAPPYDTSDSTAQLGCRAIMDVLGTLVANGHLGSRAAKQG; this is translated from the coding sequence ATGAGTAAGGCACAACGTCCATCAGACGAAGGCTTTGATCGTACTCAACTGCAGGGAGTCAAGAATCTAGATCTCTTGGCGGCGATTCCCACAAACGTTGAAGAGGAGGCGGTGGCCCGTGGTATCGCGCTTGGTTTGGACGCGGCAGAGTCGATAAACGACAGAAGAATCTCGACGTTCAGCAGAGGAGCACAGCCGGCGTTTGCGGGTATTAACACTTTCCTCAAGGCTCCGTACTGTGAAGACATTCATGACGTCGGGAATTACGATGTCGCCATCTTGGGCGAGCCGTTCGACATGGGTACGACGTATCGATCGGGCTGTCGATTTGGGCCGCAGGCGGTGAGGAGGATCTCCGCACTGTATGACTCCTACAACTTGGATATGGCAGTCGACCTGGCGCAGGAATTGTCTATCTGTGACGCGGGGGATGTCTTCGTGATTCCCTCAAATATTGAAAAGTCGTTCGATCAGATGGACCGTGCTGTCTCCTACATCATCAACGAGGGGGTTTTCCCAGTAATGGTTGGCGGCGATCACTCGATCGCCTACCCGAACATACGAGCCATCGCCCGGCAGACGGAGGGCAATATCGGGGTTATCCACTTTGATCGGCATATTGACATTCAAGAGTCTGACATGGACGAGCGGATGCATACGACCCACTTCTTCCATGCGACAAATCTTCCCAACGTTCCTGCAAAAAATCTTGTGCAGATAGGAATCGGAGGATGGTATGGCTCTCGACCTGGTCTCAAGGTCGCAAGGGATCGTGAGACAACCGTTATGACAATGGGAGACATTGAAAATCTAGGTATCGATAAGGCTGTCGATGCGGCCTTGGAGATCGCCTGGAAGGGTGTCGAGAAGGTTTATCTCTCGTTTGATATCGATGTGGTCGATGGCGGAATGGCGCCCGGCACGGGCTCGCCGGAGCCGGGTGGGTTGCTTCCGCGTGAAGCGCTCAGGGCGTTGAGCAGGGTTGCGCAAGAAGGGATCTGCGGTATGGAGGTAGTCGAAATTGCTCCGCCGTACGACACCAGTGACTCCACCGCACAGCTGGGCTGTCGAGCCATCATGGATGTGCTCGGAACCCTCGTCGCTAATGGCCATTTGGGTTCACGAGCCGCCAAGCAAGGTTAG
- a CDS encoding APC family permease, translated as MTHLDRTTPEDSGGDGDSVEAFGYAQELPRVLKLWTNFAIGFAFISPVVGLYTVVVLGTQTAGPAWVLAMPVVIACQLLVALVYTQLAERWPIAGGIYQWSRRLIGARYGWWAGWVYIWALTITLSTVAYSGGLFLAGLFGINNPTLTERVVFALILMGVFTFVNAIGLDLLKWTLNIGIAAEVIATLGISIALITFFREHPVSVLWDTSLRPDGTAWWPAFVAAIAISGWIILGFDACGSLAEETQDPKRDVPRAILISLFTVGLVDLLGAAALMLASPDLGAIISGEVPDPVSSAVESSLGAWAAKPFLAVVIVSFTACGIAVQASTVRVLFSFARDRMVPFSTIWSRVSKRNHSPVYATLLIGTLASLAFIYANALSILVSFATAAYYVSFLAPVAGVLYVRMKGRWSTEGRWSLGKVGVGINVLAAAWLVFELINIAWPRNSALPWWQNWAVEVGFVAFGLIGLLYFLKARPDRMFTTDSATMAGVPLEALEVEADKKQRNLATAGEGGH; from the coding sequence ATGACGCATTTGGATCGGACCACGCCGGAAGACTCGGGTGGCGACGGTGATTCCGTAGAGGCTTTTGGTTATGCGCAGGAACTTCCGCGCGTATTGAAACTGTGGACCAACTTCGCCATCGGGTTCGCCTTTATTTCGCCCGTTGTGGGCTTGTATACCGTCGTTGTTCTTGGAACACAGACCGCAGGGCCGGCGTGGGTCCTGGCTATGCCCGTTGTCATTGCTTGTCAGCTATTGGTGGCGCTCGTTTACACGCAACTAGCGGAGCGTTGGCCGATAGCCGGCGGCATCTACCAGTGGTCGCGGCGGCTTATTGGAGCGCGATACGGTTGGTGGGCTGGCTGGGTCTACATTTGGGCGCTGACAATCACATTGTCTACTGTGGCTTACAGCGGTGGACTGTTCTTGGCCGGACTTTTTGGCATCAACAACCCAACACTGACCGAGAGGGTCGTTTTCGCGCTAATTTTGATGGGAGTTTTCACCTTCGTTAATGCCATCGGGCTAGATCTTCTCAAGTGGACACTGAATATCGGGATCGCTGCAGAGGTCATAGCCACCCTGGGAATAAGCATCGCACTGATCACTTTCTTTCGCGAGCACCCCGTCAGCGTTCTATGGGACACTAGTTTGCGACCTGACGGCACAGCGTGGTGGCCCGCATTCGTCGCGGCGATTGCGATTTCTGGGTGGATTATTCTCGGCTTCGATGCCTGCGGTAGCTTGGCGGAGGAGACTCAGGATCCCAAGAGGGACGTGCCGCGGGCAATCTTGATTTCGCTGTTCACAGTCGGCTTGGTGGACTTACTCGGAGCGGCTGCGCTGATGCTTGCGTCGCCTGACCTTGGCGCCATAATTAGCGGAGAAGTGCCCGATCCGGTGTCGAGCGCGGTGGAAAGTTCGCTGGGCGCTTGGGCTGCTAAGCCATTCCTTGCGGTTGTTATCGTATCGTTCACAGCGTGTGGCATCGCGGTTCAGGCGAGCACAGTTCGTGTCCTCTTCTCATTCGCGCGAGACCGCATGGTGCCGTTCTCGACGATCTGGAGTCGAGTCTCTAAGCGCAACCATTCGCCAGTCTATGCCACCTTGCTGATAGGAACGCTAGCTTCGCTTGCCTTCATTTATGCGAATGCATTATCTATTCTCGTTTCGTTCGCTACTGCGGCGTACTATGTGTCCTTCTTGGCTCCAGTTGCGGGCGTTCTCTACGTACGCATGAAAGGGCGGTGGAGCACGGAAGGCAGATGGAGTCTTGGGAAAGTGGGAGTCGGTATAAATGTGCTGGCCGCCGCCTGGTTGGTGTTCGAACTGATCAATATCGCCTGGCCGCGAAACTCCGCTCTTCCGTGGTGGCAGAACTGGGCCGTGGAGGTAGGGTTTGTCGCATTTGGCCTCATCGGACTCTTGTACTTTTTGAAGGCGCGTCCCGATCGTATGTTCACAACGGACAGCGCCACCATGGCTGGCGTCCCGCTGGAAGCCCTGGAAGTCGAGGCAGATAAGAAGCAGCGGAATCTCGCCACGGCAGGTGAGGGCGGGCATTAA